A region from the Enterobacter roggenkampii genome encodes:
- the entE gene encoding (2,3-dihydroxybenzoyl)adenylate synthase EntE: MTIPFTRWPEDFARRYREKGYWQDLPLTHILTDRADSDAVAIIDGDRRITYRALNQAVNNLASALQARGLQRGETALVQLGNVAEFYMTFFALLQIGVAPVNALFSHQRSELNAYAAQIKPAVLIADRDHALFAGDDFLNAFVGEHRSVRVVLLRGDGGEHALEAAITRPADNFIANPTPADEVAFFQLSGGSTGTPKLIPRTHNDYDYSIRRSNEICGITAETRYLNALPAAHNYAMSSPGSLGVFTAGGCVVLANDPSATLCFPLIEQHQINVTSLVPPAVSLWLQAIADGADSAQLKSLKLLQVGGARLSATLAARIPAEIGCQLQQVFGMAEGLVNYTALDDAPERIINTQGRPMCPDDEVWVADEHGNPLPRGEVGRLMTRGPYTFRGYFNSPEHNASAFDADGFYCSGDLIAIDEQGYITVQGREKDQINRGGEKIAAEEIENLLLRHEAVIHAALVSMEDSLLGEKSCAYLVVKQPLRAVEVRRFLREQGVAEFKLPDRVESVDALPLTPVGKVDKKQLRLWLAERARG; the protein is encoded by the coding sequence ATGACCATTCCCTTTACCCGCTGGCCTGAGGATTTTGCCCGCCGCTACCGTGAAAAAGGCTACTGGCAGGATCTGCCGTTGACCCACATCCTGACGGATCGGGCGGACAGCGATGCGGTGGCGATTATCGATGGCGATCGCCGTATTACCTACCGCGCGCTGAATCAGGCCGTAAACAACCTGGCCTCAGCCCTTCAGGCGCGAGGATTGCAGCGCGGCGAGACGGCGCTGGTGCAGCTTGGCAACGTGGCCGAGTTCTACATGACCTTCTTCGCGCTGCTGCAAATCGGCGTCGCGCCGGTGAACGCGCTCTTTAGCCATCAGCGCAGCGAGCTGAACGCCTACGCGGCGCAGATCAAACCCGCCGTGCTGATCGCCGATCGCGACCACGCGCTGTTTGCGGGCGATGACTTCCTCAACGCTTTCGTGGGTGAACACCGTTCGGTACGCGTCGTCCTGCTTCGCGGTGACGGGGGCGAGCATGCGCTGGAGGCGGCGATTACCCGCCCGGCGGACAATTTTATTGCCAACCCGACGCCCGCCGACGAGGTGGCGTTTTTCCAGCTCTCCGGCGGCAGCACCGGCACGCCGAAGCTGATCCCGCGAACGCACAACGACTATGACTACAGCATTCGTCGCAGCAACGAGATCTGCGGCATTACCGCCGAAACGCGTTACCTGAACGCGCTGCCCGCGGCGCATAACTACGCCATGAGCTCGCCGGGGTCGTTAGGCGTTTTTACCGCGGGCGGCTGCGTGGTGCTGGCGAACGATCCGAGCGCCACGCTCTGCTTCCCGCTGATTGAACAGCATCAGATTAACGTCACCTCGCTGGTGCCGCCTGCCGTCAGCCTGTGGCTGCAGGCGATTGCCGACGGCGCGGACAGCGCGCAGCTGAAATCCCTCAAGCTGCTCCAGGTGGGGGGCGCACGCCTCTCCGCCACGCTCGCGGCGCGCATTCCGGCTGAAATTGGCTGCCAGCTTCAGCAGGTCTTCGGCATGGCGGAAGGGCTGGTGAACTACACCGCGCTCGACGATGCCCCGGAACGCATCATCAACACCCAGGGCCGCCCGATGTGCCCGGACGACGAAGTGTGGGTGGCGGACGAGCACGGCAACCCGCTGCCGCGTGGGGAGGTCGGACGCCTGATGACGCGCGGCCCGTACACCTTCCGCGGCTATTTCAACAGCCCGGAACACAACGCCAGCGCCTTCGACGCCGACGGCTTTTACTGCTCCGGGGATCTGATCGCCATTGACGAGCAGGGCTACATCACCGTGCAGGGGCGCGAGAAAGATCAGATCAACCGCGGCGGCGAAAAGATTGCCGCCGAAGAGATCGAAAACCTGCTGCTGCGCCACGAAGCGGTGATCCACGCCGCGCTGGTGAGCATGGAGGACAGCCTGCTGGGCGAGAAGAGCTGCGCGTATCTGGTGGTGAAACAGCCCCTGCGCGCGGTGGAGGTGCGCCGCTTCCTGCGCGAGCAGGGCGTCGCCGAATTCAAGCTGCCGGATCGCGTAGAGAGCGTGGATGCGCTTCCGCTGACGCCGGTCGGCAAAGTCGATAAGAAACAGTTGCGCCTGTGGCTTGCTGAACGCGCCCGGGGCTGA
- a CDS encoding isochorismatase, translating to MAIPKLTAYALPTAAELPTSKVNWAFEPERAALLIHDMQEYFLNFWGENSAMMQQVVANIAKLRAYCKEHNIPVYYTAQPKEQSDEDRALLNDMWGPGLTRSPEQQRIVAELAPDEADTVLVKWRYSAFHRSPLEQMLKETGRNQLLITGVYAHIGCMTTATDAFMRDIKPFFIADALADFTRDEHLMSLNYVAGRSGRVVMTDELLPSVPASKAALRELILPLLDESDEPMDDENLIDYGLDSVRMMALAARWRKVHGDIDFVMLAKNPTLDAWWALLSREVK from the coding sequence ATGGCCATTCCAAAATTAACCGCTTACGCGCTGCCGACCGCCGCAGAGTTGCCGACCAGCAAGGTGAACTGGGCGTTTGAACCGGAGCGCGCCGCGCTGCTGATCCACGATATGCAGGAGTATTTCCTGAACTTCTGGGGCGAAAACAGCGCGATGATGCAGCAGGTAGTCGCGAACATCGCTAAACTGCGCGCGTACTGCAAAGAACACAATATCCCGGTGTACTACACCGCGCAGCCGAAAGAGCAGAGCGATGAAGACCGCGCCCTCCTGAACGACATGTGGGGGCCGGGCCTCACCCGCTCGCCGGAGCAGCAGCGCATCGTTGCCGAGCTGGCGCCGGACGAAGCGGACACGGTGCTGGTGAAGTGGCGCTACAGCGCGTTTCACCGCTCGCCGCTGGAGCAGATGCTGAAAGAGACCGGCCGCAACCAGCTGCTGATTACCGGCGTTTACGCCCACATCGGCTGCATGACCACCGCTACAGATGCCTTTATGCGCGACATCAAGCCGTTCTTTATTGCCGATGCGCTGGCGGACTTCACCCGCGACGAGCACCTGATGTCGCTGAACTACGTGGCAGGACGCTCGGGCCGCGTGGTGATGACCGACGAGCTGCTGCCGTCCGTTCCGGCCTCGAAGGCCGCGCTGCGCGAGCTGATCCTGCCGCTGCTGGACGAGTCCGACGAGCCGATGGATGACGAAAACCTGATCGACTACGGCCTGGATTCAGTGCGCATGATGGCGCTGGCCGCCCGCTGGCGCAAAGTACACGGCGATATCGATTTCGTGATGCTGGCAAAAAATCCGACCCTCGACGCCTGGTGGGCGCTGCTCTCCCGCGAGGTGAAGTGA
- the entA gene encoding 2,3-dihydro-2,3-dihydroxybenzoate dehydrogenase EntA, producing the protein MVFDFTGKTVWVTGAGKGIGYATALAFAEAGAQVTGFDLAFPQDDYPFATETLDVADAGQVHEVCGRVLASLDRLDVLVNAAGILRMGATDQLSQEDWQQTFAVNVGGAFNLFQQTMGQFRRQQGGAIVTVASDAAHAPRIGMSAYGASKAALKSLALTVGLELAGSGVRCNLVSPGSTDTDMQRTLWKSDDAEQQRIRGFGEQFKLGIPLGKIARPQEIAATVLFLASDAASHITLQDIVVDGGSTLGA; encoded by the coding sequence ATGGTGTTTGATTTCACCGGCAAAACCGTCTGGGTCACGGGCGCGGGGAAGGGGATTGGCTACGCGACCGCACTGGCGTTTGCCGAAGCCGGCGCGCAGGTGACCGGGTTCGATCTGGCCTTCCCGCAGGATGATTATCCGTTTGCCACCGAAACGCTGGACGTGGCGGATGCCGGGCAGGTGCATGAGGTGTGCGGGCGCGTGCTGGCTTCGCTCGACCGCCTGGACGTGCTGGTCAACGCGGCGGGCATTCTGCGCATGGGGGCAACTGACCAGCTTTCGCAGGAGGACTGGCAGCAGACCTTCGCGGTCAACGTCGGCGGCGCATTCAATCTGTTCCAGCAGACCATGGGCCAGTTCCGCCGTCAGCAGGGCGGGGCGATTGTTACCGTGGCGTCCGACGCGGCGCACGCGCCGCGCATCGGCATGAGCGCCTACGGCGCATCGAAAGCGGCGCTGAAAAGCCTGGCCCTGACCGTCGGGCTGGAGCTGGCGGGCAGCGGCGTACGCTGCAATCTGGTGTCGCCGGGCTCAACGGATACCGATATGCAGCGCACCCTGTGGAAAAGCGACGATGCGGAGCAGCAGCGCATTCGCGGCTTCGGCGAGCAGTTTAAGCTCGGCATCCCGCTGGGCAAAATTGCCCGACCGCAGGAGATAGCTGCGACCGTGCTGTTCCTTGCCTCCGATGCCGCCAGCCATATCACCCTGCAGGATATCGTGGTGGACGGCGGCTCCACGCTGGGGGCGTAA
- the entH gene encoding proofreading thioesterase EntH has translation MIWKRHLSLEELNATSVNTLVANLGIVYTRLGDDALEAEMPVDARTHQPFGLLHGGASAALAETLGSMAGFLMTRDGQSVVGTELNATHHRAVSHGKVRGVCQPLHLGRSSQSWEIGVFDEQGRRCCTCRLSTMVLG, from the coding sequence ATGATCTGGAAACGTCATTTATCGCTTGAGGAGCTGAACGCCACCAGCGTGAATACCCTGGTGGCGAACCTGGGCATCGTCTATACCCGCCTCGGGGATGACGCGCTGGAAGCGGAGATGCCGGTGGATGCGCGTACCCATCAGCCGTTTGGCCTGCTGCACGGCGGGGCCTCGGCGGCGCTGGCGGAAACGCTCGGCTCAATGGCCGGATTTCTGATGACCCGCGACGGGCAGAGCGTGGTGGGCACGGAGCTGAACGCCACGCATCATCGGGCGGTATCCCACGGCAAGGTTCGCGGCGTGTGTCAGCCGCTGCATCTTGGGCGTTCGAGCCAGAGCTGGGAGATTGGGGTCTTCGACGAGCAGGGGCGGCGGTGCTGTACCTGCCGGTTAAGCACGATGGTGCTGGGCTAA
- the cstA gene encoding pyruvate/proton symporter CstA has protein sequence MNNSGKYLTWAGLSVVGAFALGYIALNRGEQINALWIVVASVCVYLIAYRFYGRYIAKNVLGVDATRMTPAVRHNDGLDYVPTDKKVLFGHHFAAIAGAGPLVGPVLAAQMGYLPGMIWILAGVVLAGAVQDFMVLFVSTRRDGRSLGELVKEEMGATAGVIALVATFMIMVIILAVLAMIVVKALTHSPWGTYTVAFTIPLALFMGIYIRYLRPGRIGEVSVIGLVLLVFAIISGGWVAESPTWAPFFDFTGVQLTWMLVGYGFVAAVLPVWLLLAPRDYLSTFLKIGTIVGLAIGILIMRPTLTMPALTKFIDGTGPVWTGNLFPFLFITIACGAVSGFHALIASGTTPKMLANENQACLIGYGGMLMESFVAIMALVSACIIDPGVYFAMNSPMAVLAPAGTVDVVASAAQVVSGWGFAITPETLTSIASEVGEQSIISRAGGAPTLAVGMAYILHGALGGLMDVSFWYHFAILFEALFILTAVDAGTRAARFMLQDLLGVISPNLKRTDSLPANLLATALCVLAWGYFLHQGVVDPLGGINTLWPLFGIANQMLAGMALMLCAVVLFKMKRQRYAWVALVPTAWLLICTLTAGWQKAFSPDNKVGFLAIANKFQAMIDSGKIPAQYTESQLSQLVFNNRLDAGLTIFFMVVVVVLALYSLRTALAALKVDAPTAKETPYEPMPENLEEIVTQAKGAH, from the coding sequence ATGAACAACTCAGGGAAATACCTTACATGGGCAGGGCTCTCCGTTGTGGGAGCTTTTGCCCTGGGCTATATCGCCCTCAACCGGGGGGAGCAGATCAACGCGCTCTGGATCGTCGTTGCCTCGGTCTGCGTTTACCTGATCGCCTATCGTTTTTATGGCCGCTATATCGCCAAGAACGTCCTGGGCGTTGATGCAACGCGCATGACGCCTGCCGTCCGCCATAACGACGGTCTGGACTATGTGCCGACCGACAAGAAAGTGCTGTTCGGTCACCATTTTGCGGCGATTGCCGGGGCAGGCCCGCTGGTGGGGCCGGTGCTGGCGGCGCAGATGGGCTACCTGCCGGGGATGATCTGGATCCTCGCCGGGGTGGTGCTGGCGGGGGCGGTGCAGGACTTTATGGTGCTGTTCGTCTCTACCCGCCGCGACGGACGTTCGCTGGGTGAGCTGGTGAAAGAGGAGATGGGGGCCACTGCCGGGGTGATTGCGCTGGTGGCGACCTTTATGATCATGGTGATCATCCTCGCGGTGCTGGCGATGATCGTGGTGAAAGCGCTGACCCACAGCCCGTGGGGAACCTATACCGTTGCCTTTACCATTCCGCTGGCGCTGTTCATGGGGATCTACATCCGCTACCTGCGTCCGGGCCGCATTGGTGAAGTGTCGGTGATTGGCCTGGTGTTGCTCGTGTTCGCCATTATCTCCGGCGGCTGGGTGGCGGAAAGCCCGACCTGGGCGCCGTTCTTTGACTTTACCGGCGTGCAGCTGACCTGGATGCTGGTAGGCTACGGCTTCGTGGCGGCGGTGCTGCCGGTATGGCTGCTGCTGGCCCCGCGTGACTACCTCTCTACCTTCCTGAAAATCGGCACCATCGTCGGGCTGGCAATCGGTATTCTGATTATGCGCCCAACGCTGACCATGCCGGCGTTAACCAAATTTATCGACGGTACCGGCCCGGTCTGGACCGGCAATCTGTTCCCGTTCCTGTTTATTACCATCGCCTGCGGTGCGGTGTCGGGCTTCCACGCGCTGATCGCCTCCGGGACGACGCCGAAGATGCTGGCGAATGAAAATCAGGCCTGCCTGATTGGCTACGGCGGCATGCTGATGGAGTCCTTCGTGGCGATTATGGCGCTGGTATCCGCCTGTATTATCGACCCGGGCGTGTATTTCGCGATGAACAGCCCGATGGCGGTCCTGGCTCCGGCGGGCACCGTTGACGTGGTCGCTTCCGCCGCGCAGGTGGTGAGCGGCTGGGGCTTTGCGATTACGCCTGAAACGTTGACGAGCATCGCCAGCGAAGTGGGCGAGCAGTCGATTATCTCCCGCGCGGGCGGGGCGCCGACGCTGGCGGTCGGCATGGCGTATATTCTCCACGGCGCGCTGGGCGGGCTGATGGATGTCTCGTTCTGGTATCACTTCGCCATTCTGTTTGAAGCGCTGTTTATCCTGACGGCGGTGGATGCGGGAACCCGTGCGGCGCGCTTTATGCTGCAGGATCTGCTGGGCGTCATCTCCCCGAACCTGAAGCGGACCGACTCGCTCCCGGCTAACCTGCTGGCGACGGCGCTGTGCGTGCTGGCGTGGGGCTATTTCCTGCATCAGGGCGTGGTCGATCCGCTGGGCGGGATTAACACCCTGTGGCCGCTGTTCGGTATCGCCAACCAGATGCTGGCGGGCATGGCGCTGATGCTCTGTGCGGTGGTGCTGTTCAAGATGAAGCGCCAGCGCTATGCGTGGGTGGCGCTGGTGCCGACCGCGTGGCTGCTGATTTGTACCCTGACGGCGGGCTGGCAGAAGGCCTTCAGCCCGGACAACAAGGTGGGCTTCCTGGCGATTGCCAACAAGTTCCAGGCGATGATCGACAGCGGTAAGATCCCGGCGCAGTACACCGAATCGCAGCTGTCGCAGCTGGTGTTTAACAACCGTCTGGACGCCGGGCTGACCATCTTCTTTATGGTGGTGGTCGTGGTGCTGGCGTTGTATTCTCTCAGGACCGCGCTGGCGGCATTGAAAGTCGACGCGCCAACGGCGAAAGAGACGCCGTATGAGCCAATGCCTGAAAACCTGGAAGAGATTGTGACCCAGGCCAAAGGGGCGCATTAA
- a CDS encoding YbdD/YjiX family protein, which produces MFDTLSKAGKYLGQAAKMMIGVPDYDNYVEHMRVNHPDQTPMTYEEFFRDRQDARYGGKGGAKCC; this is translated from the coding sequence ATGTTCGACACCCTTTCCAAAGCCGGTAAGTACCTGGGCCAGGCCGCCAAAATGATGATTGGCGTGCCGGACTACGACAACTACGTCGAGCATATGCGCGTCAACCATCCGGACCAGACGCCCATGACCTACGAAGAATTTTTCCGCGACCGCCAGGACGCCCGCTACGGCGGCAAGGGCGGGGCGAAGTGCTGTTAA
- a CDS encoding helix-turn-helix domain-containing protein — translation MAVQLIKDDNGKTQYVVIPYHEYFRMCSQMAEIDDETDDDLEDIEVEHDSLDDVELPGDVCSIMTWQNVSLQAAWRILRGLSQQEVAEKLGISQSAVSQLEALDSRPQKRTREKLAAIYGCKQEQISLYLPKEG, via the coding sequence ATGGCTGTTCAGCTAATTAAGGACGATAACGGTAAAACGCAGTATGTGGTTATTCCTTATCACGAATACTTCCGCATGTGCTCACAGATGGCAGAGATCGACGACGAAACCGATGACGATCTGGAGGATATTGAGGTCGAACACGATAGTCTGGATGACGTGGAATTGCCCGGAGACGTGTGCAGCATCATGACCTGGCAGAACGTCAGCCTGCAGGCCGCGTGGCGTATCCTGCGCGGGCTATCCCAGCAGGAGGTGGCGGAGAAACTGGGCATCAGCCAGTCCGCCGTGTCACAGCTGGAAGCGCTGGACTCCCGTCCGCAAAAGCGCACCCGCGAAAAGCTCGCGGCGATCTACGGCTGTAAGCAGGAGCAGATCAGCCTCTATCTCCCGAAAGAGGGTTAA
- a CDS encoding type II toxin-antitoxin system RelE family toxin, producing MKIVWSNGAKKAFSRIDERYQRRIEVKLAELDDRSAPRPDIKKISATENHFRLRVGDYRIIYTLRDDPGNHCYVLAVKRRTSTTYLHEEKATYGCSAN from the coding sequence ATGAAGATTGTCTGGTCTAATGGTGCAAAAAAGGCTTTTTCCAGAATTGACGAGCGGTATCAACGCCGCATTGAGGTAAAGCTTGCCGAACTGGATGACCGCTCGGCACCCCGGCCCGATATCAAAAAAATATCGGCGACAGAAAATCATTTCCGGCTACGCGTTGGCGATTACCGCATCATCTATACGCTTCGGGACGATCCCGGTAACCATTGTTATGTTTTAGCCGTCAAGCGCAGAACTTCAACGACTTACCTGCATGAGGAGAAAGCCACCTATGGCTGTTCAGCTAATTAA
- a CDS encoding SDR family NAD(P)-dependent oxidoreductase, producing MQIDLTGKKALVTGASRGLGRAIALSLARAGADVVITYEKSADKAQAVADEIKALGRHGEAIQADSASAQAIQDAVTHAARALGGLDILVNNAGIARGGPLESMTLADIDALINVNIRGVVIAIQEALVHMSDGGRIINIGSCLANRVAMPGIAVYSMTKSALNSLTRGLARDLGPRGITVNLVHPGPTNSDMNPEDGEQAEAQRQMIAVGHYGQPEDIAAAVTFLASPAAGQISGTGLDVDGGLNA from the coding sequence ATGCAGATCGATTTAACAGGTAAAAAGGCGCTGGTTACCGGCGCCAGCCGTGGATTGGGTCGGGCTATCGCGCTGTCGCTGGCACGCGCCGGTGCCGATGTGGTTATTACGTATGAAAAATCCGCCGATAAAGCCCAGGCGGTCGCCGATGAAATTAAGGCGCTTGGGCGGCACGGCGAAGCGATTCAGGCCGACAGCGCCAGCGCGCAGGCGATTCAGGATGCCGTCACCCATGCGGCGCGTGCCCTTGGCGGGCTGGACATTCTGGTCAACAACGCGGGTATCGCGCGCGGCGGCCCGCTGGAGTCCATGACGCTGGCGGACATTGACGCCCTGATCAACGTCAATATTCGTGGAGTGGTCATCGCCATTCAGGAAGCGCTGGTGCACATGTCCGACGGCGGGCGCATCATCAACATCGGCAGCTGTCTGGCGAACCGCGTGGCGATGCCGGGCATTGCCGTTTACTCAATGACCAAGTCTGCCCTTAACTCCCTCACTCGCGGCCTGGCGCGCGATCTGGGGCCGCGCGGCATTACCGTTAACCTGGTGCATCCCGGCCCCACCAACAGCGATATGAACCCGGAAGACGGCGAACAGGCGGAAGCCCAGCGCCAGATGATCGCGGTCGGCCACTACGGCCAGCCGGAAGATATCGCGGCGGCGGTCACCTTCCTCGCCAGCCCGGCTGCCGGGCAGATCTCCGGTACAGGGCTGGATGTCGACGGCGGGTTGAACGCCTGA
- a CDS encoding oxidoreductase, translating to MSNTDIRVVPGPANYFSHSGSLARLNDFFTPEQLSRAVWIYGERAIDGARPFLPESFHAPGAKRLLFKGHCSERDVTHLVDESGSDASVVIGVGGGAVLDTVKAVARRLGVPFVGIPTIAATCAAWTPLSVWYNDAGQALQFEIFDDANFLVLVEPQIILNAPAEYLLAGIGDTLAKWYEAVVLAPQPENLPLTVRLGLNGALAIRDVLLEHSEEALADQQRGEQTQAFRDVVDAIIAGGGMVGGLGERYTRVAAAHAVHNGLTVLPQTEKYLHGTKVAYGILVQSALLDQDDVLAQLVAAYRRFNLPTTLRALDVDIHNRDELDKVIAHTLRPVESIHSLPVTLTPDVLRAAFEKVESFSR from the coding sequence ATGAGCAACACCGATATCCGCGTCGTGCCTGGCCCGGCGAACTACTTCTCCCATTCCGGAAGCCTTGCGCGTCTGAATGACTTCTTTACCCCGGAGCAGCTTTCCCGCGCGGTGTGGATTTACGGCGAGCGCGCTATCGACGGCGCGCGCCCGTTCCTGCCGGAGAGCTTTCACGCGCCGGGGGCGAAACGCCTGCTTTTTAAAGGCCACTGCAGCGAGCGCGACGTCACCCATCTGGTGGACGAATCCGGCAGCGACGCCAGCGTGGTGATTGGCGTCGGCGGCGGCGCGGTGCTGGATACGGTCAAGGCCGTAGCGCGTCGTCTGGGGGTGCCGTTCGTGGGCATCCCCACCATTGCCGCCACCTGCGCGGCGTGGACGCCACTCTCCGTCTGGTACAACGATGCCGGTCAGGCGCTGCAGTTTGAGATCTTCGATGACGCCAACTTCCTGGTGCTGGTGGAGCCGCAGATCATTCTCAACGCCCCGGCCGAATACCTGCTGGCGGGTATCGGCGATACGCTGGCGAAGTGGTACGAAGCGGTGGTTCTTGCTCCGCAGCCTGAAAACCTGCCGCTGACCGTGCGGCTTGGCCTTAACGGCGCGCTGGCGATCCGCGACGTGCTGCTGGAGCACAGTGAGGAAGCGCTGGCCGACCAGCAGCGCGGCGAACAGACGCAGGCGTTCCGGGACGTGGTGGACGCGATTATCGCCGGCGGCGGGATGGTCGGCGGTCTGGGCGAGCGCTATACCCGCGTGGCGGCGGCGCATGCGGTGCACAACGGCTTAACCGTGCTGCCGCAGACGGAAAAATACCTGCACGGCACCAAGGTGGCCTACGGCATTCTGGTCCAGAGCGCCCTGCTCGACCAGGACGACGTGCTGGCGCAGCTGGTGGCGGCGTACCGGCGCTTTAACCTGCCGACCACGCTTCGCGCGCTGGACGTCGATATTCACAACCGTGACGAGCTGGATAAGGTGATAGCCCACACCCTGCGTCCGGTGGAGTCCATTCACTCTCTGCCGGTGACGTTAACGCCCGACGTTCTGCGCGCCGCGTTTGAGAAGGTGGAATCCTTCAGCCGTTAA
- a CDS encoding sugar ABC transporter ATP-binding protein, with product MVSSRLEMRGISLAFSGFQALSRVNFTLTGGSVHALTGANGAGKSTLMAVLCGTHDHYEGEISINNQPVSIREPLDAKRLGIHLVQQEVDVALIPGLSIAENIMLDQLAQPGHRFSWRAVRQQARQALAQLDVSLDVRRSIDSCTLAEKQQILLARALSHHCRFLILDEPTAPLDAHESERLFAVVRRLKQQGIGVVFISHRIHELKAICDTLTVLRDGKLIESGPMVDLSGEAIVEKMLGHVLSDIYPPARPPHGDETLLRVEGLHDDALLKDISLHLRKGEILGIAGLAGAGKTELCKALFGASKSRVANGELNQQPWKPRDPADSVLRGLALVPEERRKEGIFIDEPVSMNLAVCADNSFSRWSLFGHRQAWRWAEEVIARVGVRARGPGQVLRRLSGGNQQKIAIGKWLRNDASVLIFDEPTKGVDVKAKTDLFQLIDGLAREGKGVIYASGEFAELVGLCDRICVLWDGRIVAEIAGAEAREETLLYYSTGGTAS from the coding sequence ATGGTTTCCAGTCGCCTTGAAATGCGCGGTATCAGCCTGGCCTTTTCCGGCTTTCAGGCGCTGTCGCGCGTGAACTTCACCTTAACCGGCGGATCGGTACATGCGCTGACCGGCGCCAACGGCGCGGGGAAATCGACGCTGATGGCGGTGCTGTGCGGGACGCACGACCACTATGAAGGCGAAATCTCCATCAATAACCAGCCGGTAAGCATCCGCGAGCCGCTGGACGCCAAACGGCTGGGCATCCACCTCGTGCAGCAGGAGGTGGACGTGGCGCTGATCCCGGGATTAAGCATCGCCGAGAACATCATGCTCGACCAGCTGGCGCAGCCGGGGCATCGCTTCAGCTGGCGCGCCGTCCGCCAGCAGGCGAGACAGGCGCTGGCGCAGCTGGATGTTTCTCTGGACGTTCGCCGCTCCATCGACAGCTGCACGCTTGCCGAAAAGCAGCAGATTTTGCTGGCGCGTGCGCTGTCACACCACTGCCGTTTTCTCATTCTTGATGAGCCCACCGCGCCGCTGGACGCGCACGAGAGCGAGCGCCTGTTTGCGGTGGTGAGACGGTTAAAGCAGCAGGGCATCGGCGTGGTGTTTATCTCACACCGCATTCACGAGCTGAAGGCCATCTGCGACACCCTGACGGTGCTCCGCGACGGCAAGCTGATTGAGTCCGGCCCGATGGTCGATCTGAGCGGCGAAGCGATCGTCGAGAAGATGCTCGGCCACGTGCTGAGCGATATCTATCCGCCCGCGCGGCCGCCGCACGGCGACGAAACGCTGCTGCGGGTAGAAGGGCTGCACGACGACGCGCTGCTGAAAGATATCTCTCTGCACCTGCGCAAGGGCGAAATTCTCGGTATTGCCGGGCTGGCGGGCGCGGGCAAAACCGAACTCTGTAAGGCGCTGTTTGGCGCCAGTAAAAGCCGCGTCGCGAACGGCGAGCTGAATCAACAGCCCTGGAAACCGCGCGACCCGGCGGACTCGGTGCTGCGCGGCCTGGCGCTGGTGCCGGAAGAGCGGCGCAAAGAGGGCATTTTTATCGACGAGCCGGTGAGCATGAATCTTGCCGTGTGCGCCGATAACAGCTTTTCGCGCTGGAGCCTGTTCGGCCATCGTCAGGCGTGGCGCTGGGCGGAGGAGGTGATCGCCCGCGTCGGCGTGCGCGCCCGCGGACCCGGGCAGGTTTTGCGACGTCTCTCCGGCGGCAATCAGCAGAAGATCGCCATCGGCAAATGGCTGCGCAATGACGCGAGCGTGCTGATCTTCGACGAGCCGACCAAAGGCGTGGACGTGAAGGCCAAAACCGATCTGTTCCAGCTGATTGACGGCCTGGCGCGCGAGGGCAAAGGGGTGATTTACGCCTCCGGCGAATTTGCCGAGCTGGTCGGGCTGTGCGACCGCATCTGCGTGCTGTGGGACGGGCGCATCGTGGCGGAAATCGCCGGGGCCGAGGCCCGTGAAGAGACACTACTTTATTATTCAACCGGAGGAACGGCGTCGTGA